One genomic segment of Stenotrophomonas sp. 704A1 includes these proteins:
- a CDS encoding DUF3016 domain-containing protein: MKRSLSTALLLAGALAVGSVAAAPRTVTAADAPRALQADGPVSVHWGDPAAFAEIRQSSNRFEAERGDWVQQLARHVQSTAAKALQAGQTLDVTLVDIKRAGDYEPWHGPRGSDIRIMRDIYPPRITLQYTLKDASGRIVDEGEAKLSDSGYLHNIGLRSDSDPLRYEKRLIDDWVKRQLTAQATAAR, translated from the coding sequence ATGAAACGCTCCCTTTCCACCGCCCTGCTGCTGGCTGGCGCGCTTGCCGTGGGCAGCGTCGCGGCCGCACCACGCACGGTGACCGCTGCCGATGCCCCACGCGCATTGCAGGCCGATGGCCCGGTCAGCGTGCACTGGGGCGATCCGGCCGCATTCGCCGAAATCCGCCAGAGCAGCAACCGCTTCGAAGCTGAACGCGGCGACTGGGTACAGCAGCTGGCCCGCCATGTGCAGTCAACTGCCGCCAAGGCGCTGCAGGCCGGGCAGACGCTGGATGTCACTCTGGTCGACATCAAGCGCGCGGGTGATTACGAGCCCTGGCACGGCCCGCGCGGCAGTGACATCCGGATCATGCGCGACATCTATCCGCCGCGGATCACCCTGCAGTACACGCTGAAGGATGCCAGCGGCCGCATCGTCGACGAAGGCGAAGCCAAGCTGAGCGACAGCGGCTACCTGCACAACATCGGGCTTCGCAGTGATTCCGATCCGCTGCGCTATGAGAAGCGCCTGATCGATGACTGGGTGAAGCGCCAGCTGACCGCCCAGGCCACCGCGGCGCGCTGA
- the msrB gene encoding peptide-methionine (R)-S-oxide reductase MsrB, which produces MTAFDLTPPTAAQTDALVAGLSAEERRVLLQHGTEAPFCGVFLDNKREGVYCCRLCALPLFRSSTKFDSGTGWPSFFAPYDPAHVREIRDTSHGMVRTEITCARCGSHLGHVFPDGPPPTFERHCLNSVSLSFTGQGEPWPNPLQRGGAETGTAD; this is translated from the coding sequence ATGACCGCTTTCGATCTGACGCCCCCCACTGCCGCCCAGACCGATGCGCTGGTTGCCGGCCTCAGCGCCGAAGAGCGTCGCGTGCTGCTGCAGCACGGCACCGAAGCACCGTTCTGCGGGGTGTTCCTCGACAACAAGCGCGAAGGCGTCTACTGCTGCCGCCTGTGCGCGCTGCCGCTGTTCCGCTCCAGCACCAAGTTCGATTCCGGCACCGGCTGGCCCAGCTTCTTCGCGCCCTACGACCCGGCCCACGTGCGCGAGATCCGCGACACCAGCCACGGCATGGTCCGTACCGAGATCACCTGCGCCCGCTGTGGCAGCCACCTGGGCCACGTGTTCCCGGACGGCCCGCCGCCCACCTTCGAGCGCCACTGCCTGAATTCCGTCTCACTTTCCTTCACCGGCCAGGGTGAGCCGTGGCCCAATCCGCTGCAGCGCGGCGGCGCCGAGACCGGCACGGCGGACTGA
- the alr gene encoding alanine racemase yields MRPARALIDLGALRSNYRLARELGGGKALAIIKADAYGHGAVRCAQALEGEADGFGVATIEEALELRQAGIQAPILLLEGIFEPSDMALVAAHDLWFSVGSPWQLEALAAFDSPRPLTVWLKLDSGMHRLGLDVAGFRAAHARLSALPQVERIVMMTHLARADELDSERTHQQASTFAEAIAGLEGETSVCNSPALLGWPDVRSDWVRPGLMLYGANPLPETSAVTARLRPVMTMQSRVIAERWIEAGEPVGYGARFVAKARTHVGVVALGYADGYPQFAPNGTPVLIDGQPGALIGRVSMDMLTVDLSAHPQAGVGSVVELWGSAPTLAELAPRCGVSAYQLPCGVKRVARVYAD; encoded by the coding sequence ATGCGTCCTGCCCGCGCGCTGATCGACCTGGGCGCATTGCGCAGCAACTACCGCCTGGCCCGTGAGCTGGGCGGCGGCAAGGCGCTGGCGATCATCAAGGCCGATGCCTACGGCCACGGTGCGGTGCGCTGCGCACAGGCGCTGGAAGGCGAGGCCGATGGCTTTGGCGTAGCCACGATCGAAGAAGCGCTGGAACTGCGCCAGGCCGGCATCCAGGCGCCGATCCTGCTGCTGGAAGGCATCTTCGAGCCCAGCGACATGGCGCTGGTGGCCGCCCATGACCTGTGGTTCTCGGTGGGATCGCCCTGGCAGCTGGAAGCGCTGGCCGCGTTCGACAGCCCGCGCCCGCTGACGGTGTGGCTGAAGCTGGACAGCGGCATGCACCGCCTGGGCCTGGACGTCGCCGGTTTCCGCGCCGCGCATGCGCGGTTGTCGGCGCTGCCGCAGGTTGAACGCATCGTGATGATGACCCACCTGGCACGCGCCGATGAACTCGACAGCGAGCGCACCCACCAGCAGGCCTCGACCTTCGCCGAAGCCATCGCGGGGCTGGAGGGCGAGACCAGCGTGTGCAACTCGCCCGCGCTGCTGGGCTGGCCGGATGTGCGCAGCGACTGGGTACGCCCGGGCCTGATGCTGTATGGCGCCAACCCGCTGCCCGAGACCAGCGCGGTCACCGCGCGCCTGCGCCCGGTGATGACGATGCAGTCGCGGGTGATTGCCGAACGCTGGATCGAGGCCGGTGAGCCGGTGGGATACGGCGCGCGCTTCGTGGCCAAGGCGCGCACACATGTGGGCGTGGTCGCGCTGGGCTATGCGGACGGGTATCCGCAGTTCGCGCCCAATGGCACGCCGGTGCTGATCGATGGGCAGCCCGGCGCGCTGATCGGCCGGGTGTCGATGGACATGCTGACCGTGGACCTGAGTGCGCACCCGCAGGCCGGCGTCGGCAGCGTGGTGGAGCTGTGGGGCAGCGCCCCGACCCTGGCCGAACTGGCGCCGCGCTGCGGTGTCAGCGCCTACCAGCTGCCGTGCGGCGTCAAGCGCGTGGCCAGGGTGTACGCCGATTGA
- a CDS encoding winged helix-turn-helix transcriptional regulator, which translates to MATRPRELDKIDRRILRILQGEGRISFTELGERVGLSTTPCTERVRRLEREGVITGYHAHLDPSALKASLLVFVEISLAYKSGDIFEEFRRAALKLPNVLECHLVSGDFDYLLKARISEMASYRKLLGSTLLTLPHVRESKSYIVMEEVKETWTLPIPD; encoded by the coding sequence ATGGCCACCCGCCCCCGCGAACTGGACAAGATCGATCGCAGGATCCTGCGCATCCTGCAGGGTGAAGGCCGCATTTCCTTCACCGAACTGGGCGAACGGGTCGGCCTGTCCACCACCCCGTGCACCGAGCGCGTGCGCCGGCTCGAGCGCGAAGGGGTGATCACCGGCTACCACGCCCACCTGGACCCATCGGCGTTGAAGGCCAGCCTGCTGGTGTTCGTGGAGATCAGCCTGGCCTACAAGTCCGGCGACATCTTCGAGGAGTTCCGGCGAGCGGCGTTGAAGCTGCCCAACGTGCTGGAATGCCATCTGGTGTCGGGCGATTTCGACTACCTGCTCAAGGCCCGCATCAGTGAAATGGCCAGCTACCGCAAGCTGCTCGGCAGCACCCTGCTGACCCTGCCGCATGTGCGCGAGTCGAAGAGCTACATCGTGATGGAAGAGGTCAAGGAGACCTGGACGTTGCCGATCCCTGACTGA
- a CDS encoding classical arabinogalactan protein 4 produces the protein MKPRLALLLSALLPLVAQAQVGAPDPTATRGGTRVAPTTTPAPPPARSQPQPQAVPSVQPVQPAQPIRSTGPAQITPTPAATLPDKVYDRNGRIVPGVKPVGPNRVFDSRTGRYHDSVPTGNGQQIR, from the coding sequence ATGAAACCCCGTCTTGCCCTGCTGCTGTCCGCGCTGCTGCCCCTGGTTGCCCAGGCGCAGGTTGGCGCGCCGGACCCCACCGCGACCCGTGGCGGTACCCGCGTCGCGCCCACCACCACCCCGGCACCGCCGCCGGCGCGTTCCCAGCCCCAGCCACAGGCAGTGCCGTCGGTCCAGCCGGTGCAGCCCGCACAGCCGATCCGTTCCACCGGCCCGGCCCAGATCACCCCGACCCCGGCCGCGACGCTGCCCGACAAGGTCTATGACCGTAATGGCCGCATCGTGCCCGGGGTGAAGCCGGTGGGGCCCAACCGCGTGTTCGATTCGCGTACCGGCCGCTATCACGACAGCGTGCCGACCGGCAACGGGCAGCAGATCCGGTAG
- a CDS encoding DUF6630 family protein — MPDNSDYFDFEEDAHDFDEDDFEARVWNLLVLINPGDEELALQQFNRWRERLVEDGQPLEADSDWLPALFTAIAWQSGFEVERDDLESLQSAVNELSARFNLQPDWGGDLDDEDFAADLDGVQLMGTAFDRLREHNYTLWSVDAGNDGFSGWMALTRDDDALLALCSLLNVEVRLGSDPF; from the coding sequence ATGCCCGACAACAGCGACTATTTCGACTTCGAGGAAGACGCCCACGATTTCGACGAGGACGACTTCGAGGCGCGGGTCTGGAACCTGCTGGTGCTGATCAACCCTGGCGACGAGGAGCTGGCGCTGCAGCAGTTCAACCGCTGGCGCGAGCGCCTGGTCGAGGACGGCCAGCCGCTGGAGGCCGACAGCGACTGGCTGCCGGCGCTGTTCACCGCCATCGCCTGGCAGTCCGGTTTCGAGGTCGAGCGTGATGACCTGGAATCGCTGCAGTCAGCGGTGAACGAGCTGTCGGCGCGTTTCAACCTGCAGCCGGACTGGGGCGGTGACCTGGACGATGAGGATTTCGCTGCGGACCTGGACGGTGTGCAGCTGATGGGCACCGCCTTCGATCGCCTGCGCGAGCACAACTACACGCTGTGGAGCGTGGATGCCGGCAACGACGGCTTCAGCGGCTGGATGGCGCTGACCCGCGATGACGATGCGCTGCTAGCCCTGTGCTCGTTGCTGAACGTCGAAGTGCGGCTGGGCAGCGATCCGTTCTGA
- the motB gene encoding flagellar motor protein MotB, protein MAETKPTVIVRRVRKGGHAAHHGGSWKVAYADFVTAMMAFFLVLWLMASTSKPERAAISEYFRNPSPLVGSSATPAPGMAGPGGASTSMIKLGGATDVSRGNSNDPFQNQQKAIPQPVDEQQRDKQQLEALMKELQEAISRSQALEPFKDQLLLDLTPEGLRIQIVDKQNRPMFDLGSATLKPYTQQILHELSEYLNHVPNRISLTGHTDITAYTAARGYGNWELSADRANAARRALIDGGLEDSKITRVVGLSSSVLFDRADPQNPINRRISIVVMTQAAEEAALAGAGPQVGLSATTVDPDVRAAQGEAASGAGALSPGKSSDP, encoded by the coding sequence ATGGCCGAGACCAAGCCCACTGTCATCGTCCGCCGCGTCAGGAAGGGCGGCCATGCCGCCCACCACGGCGGGTCGTGGAAGGTTGCCTATGCCGACTTCGTGACCGCGATGATGGCCTTCTTCCTGGTGCTATGGCTGATGGCCAGCACCAGCAAGCCTGAGCGCGCGGCCATTTCCGAGTACTTCCGCAACCCCAGCCCGCTGGTCGGATCCAGTGCCACGCCGGCGCCGGGCATGGCCGGCCCCGGTGGTGCCAGCACCTCGATGATCAAGCTCGGCGGTGCCACCGATGTCTCGCGCGGCAACAGCAACGATCCCTTCCAGAACCAGCAGAAGGCGATCCCGCAACCGGTGGACGAGCAGCAGCGCGACAAGCAGCAGCTGGAAGCCCTGATGAAGGAACTGCAGGAGGCGATCAGCCGCAGCCAGGCACTGGAGCCGTTCAAGGACCAGCTGCTGCTGGACCTGACCCCGGAAGGCCTGCGCATCCAGATCGTGGACAAGCAGAACCGGCCGATGTTCGACCTCGGCAGCGCGACCCTGAAGCCGTACACGCAGCAGATCCTGCACGAGCTGTCCGAATACCTGAACCATGTGCCGAACCGGATCAGCCTGACCGGCCACACCGACATTACCGCCTACACGGCCGCACGCGGCTACGGCAACTGGGAACTGAGTGCCGACCGCGCCAATGCCGCGCGCCGCGCGCTGATCGATGGCGGCCTGGAAGACAGCAAGATCACCCGCGTGGTCGGCCTGTCGTCGTCGGTGCTGTTCGACCGCGCCGACCCGCAGAACCCGATCAACCGCCGCATCAGCATCGTGGTGATGACCCAGGCCGCAGAAGAGGCCGCGCTGGCCGGCGCCGGGCCGCAGGTCGGACTGTCGGCGACCACCGTGGACCCGGATGTAAGGGCGGCGCAGGGTGAAGCCGCGAGCGGGGCCGGAGCCCTTTCCCCCGGAAAGAGCTCTGACCCCTGA
- a CDS encoding DUF3297 family protein: MSDTPPDHLAINPASPFHDAQALERGVGVRFNDVERDNVEEYSVSEGWIRVQAGKARDRRGNPMTIKVKGKVEAYFLDQNPE; this comes from the coding sequence ATGAGCGATACCCCTCCCGACCACCTGGCCATCAACCCGGCCAGCCCGTTCCATGACGCGCAGGCCCTGGAGCGCGGCGTTGGCGTGCGTTTCAACGACGTCGAGCGTGACAACGTCGAGGAATACTCGGTCAGCGAAGGCTGGATCCGCGTGCAGGCCGGCAAGGCCCGCGACCGTCGCGGCAACCCGATGACCATCAAGGTCAAGGGCAAGGTCGAGGCGTACTTCCTGGACCAGAACCCGGAATAA
- a CDS encoding lana protein, which produces MKNPQTRHPGKEAQHRAPQEPQRQQQQQQQPNDAAQKKGARQGSMKQPQQR; this is translated from the coding sequence ATGAAGAACCCGCAGACCCGTCATCCCGGCAAGGAAGCGCAGCACCGCGCGCCGCAGGAACCGCAGCGCCAGCAACAACAGCAGCAGCAACCGAACGACGCGGCGCAGAAGAAGGGGGCCCGGCAGGGCTCGATGAAGCAGCCGCAGCAGCGCTGA
- the motA gene encoding flagellar motor stator protein MotA, with translation MLIIVGFLVVIISVLGGYLGAHGRLGALWQPYELVIIGGAALGAFLVGTPAKTVKQTLQAMVGVFKGPRYKQQDYIDVLSLLYELLNKARREGFMALEDHVERPAESALFANYPKVQADHHLVDFITDCLRLMIGSNIEPHELEPLLELELEKHHAEAMAPSQVLTKVADGLPGFGIVAAVLGIVITMGSIGGDIVEVGGHVAGALVGTFLGILLGYGFVGPMAAAMEARAEQDSRIYESVKTALLACLRGYNPKIALEFARKTLPSNVRPAFSDFEQHLKTVK, from the coding sequence ATGCTCATCATCGTTGGATTCCTGGTCGTCATCATCAGCGTGCTGGGCGGCTACCTCGGCGCACACGGCCGCCTGGGCGCGCTGTGGCAGCCCTACGAACTGGTCATCATTGGTGGCGCCGCCCTGGGCGCGTTCCTGGTCGGCACCCCGGCCAAGACGGTCAAGCAGACCCTGCAGGCCATGGTCGGCGTGTTCAAGGGCCCGCGCTACAAGCAGCAGGACTACATCGATGTCCTCAGCCTGCTCTACGAACTGCTCAACAAGGCGCGCCGCGAGGGCTTCATGGCCCTGGAAGACCACGTCGAGCGCCCGGCCGAAAGCGCGCTGTTCGCCAACTATCCCAAGGTGCAGGCCGACCACCACCTGGTCGACTTCATCACCGACTGCCTGCGCCTGATGATCGGCAGCAACATCGAGCCGCACGAACTGGAACCGCTGCTGGAGCTGGAGCTGGAAAAGCACCACGCCGAAGCGATGGCCCCCTCGCAGGTGCTGACCAAGGTGGCCGACGGCCTGCCCGGTTTCGGCATCGTCGCGGCGGTGCTGGGCATCGTCATCACCATGGGCTCGATCGGCGGCGACATCGTCGAGGTCGGTGGCCACGTCGCCGGCGCGCTGGTCGGTACCTTCCTCGGCATCCTGCTCGGCTATGGCTTCGTCGGACCGATGGCAGCGGCGATGGAAGCGCGCGCCGAACAGGACAGCCGCATCTACGAGTCGGTGAAGACCGCACTGCTGGCCTGCCTGCGTGGCTACAACCCGAAGATCGCGCTGGAATTCGCCCGCAAGACGCTGCCGTCGAACGTGCGCCCGGCGTTCTCCGATTTCGAGCAGCACCTGAAGACGGTCAAGTAA
- a CDS encoding DUF4031 domain-containing protein — translation MSVYVDDAVHPWRGQRWAHLMADTLAELHAMAAQLGIPPRAFQNKASGAHYDVTAELRAQAIALGARAISRHTDRELVKAVIANARAQYRP, via the coding sequence GTGTCGGTCTACGTCGATGACGCGGTGCATCCCTGGCGCGGCCAGCGCTGGGCGCACCTGATGGCCGATACCCTGGCCGAGCTGCACGCGATGGCGGCGCAGCTCGGCATTCCCCCGCGGGCCTTCCAGAACAAGGCCAGCGGCGCGCACTACGACGTCACTGCAGAGCTGCGCGCGCAGGCCATCGCGCTGGGCGCACGCGCCATTTCCCGGCATACCGACCGCGAACTGGTGAAGGCGGTGATCGCCAACGCACGGGCGCAGTACCGGCCGTAG
- a CDS encoding D-amino acid dehydrogenase: MRVLVLGSGVIGTTSAWYLRQAGFDVTVIDRQPGPALETSFANAGQLSFGYTSPWAAPGVPKKAIGWLFEKHAPLAIKPGMDLAQYRWLWQMLRNCTHERYAINKARMVRMSEYSRDCLNELRAQIGIQFEGRDLGTTQLFRTQQQLDASAQDIEILAQYGVPYEVLDRAGIIQAEPALAHVDGLVGALRLPRDQTGDCQLFTRRLAQMAAEAGVEFRYDQDITGLEFDGDRITGVRVGGTLETADRFVVALGSYSPGLVAPLGMRLPVYPLKGYSLTLPITDPAMAPTSTILDESYKVAVTRFDNRIRVGGMAEVAGFDLSLSPRRRETLELVVRDLYPKGGDLAKAEFWTGLRPATPDGTPVIGATPFRNLYLNTGHGTLGWTMACGSGRYLADLMSARQPQISTEGLDIFRYGQYRQAPQHENRTCVLPAR; this comes from the coding sequence ATGCGAGTCCTAGTTCTCGGCAGCGGCGTGATCGGCACCACCAGTGCCTGGTACCTGCGACAGGCCGGGTTTGACGTCACCGTGATCGACCGCCAGCCCGGCCCGGCGCTGGAGACCAGTTTCGCCAATGCCGGCCAGCTGTCGTTCGGCTACACCTCGCCGTGGGCGGCGCCGGGCGTGCCGAAGAAGGCGATCGGCTGGCTGTTTGAAAAGCACGCGCCGCTGGCGATCAAGCCGGGCATGGACCTGGCCCAGTACCGCTGGCTGTGGCAGATGCTGCGCAACTGCACCCATGAGCGCTACGCGATCAACAAGGCGCGCATGGTGCGCATGTCCGAGTACAGCCGCGACTGCCTGAACGAGCTGCGCGCGCAGATCGGCATCCAGTTCGAGGGGCGCGACCTGGGCACCACCCAGTTGTTCCGCACCCAGCAGCAGCTGGACGCTTCGGCCCAGGACATCGAGATCCTGGCCCAGTACGGCGTGCCCTACGAAGTGCTGGACCGCGCCGGCATCATCCAGGCCGAACCCGCCCTGGCCCACGTCGACGGCCTGGTCGGCGCACTGCGCCTGCCGCGTGACCAGACCGGCGACTGCCAGCTGTTCACCCGTCGCCTGGCGCAGATGGCGGCCGAGGCCGGCGTGGAATTCCGCTACGACCAGGACATCACCGGCCTCGAGTTCGACGGCGACCGCATCACCGGCGTGCGCGTTGGCGGCACGCTGGAAACCGCGGACCGCTTCGTGGTGGCGCTGGGCAGCTATTCGCCCGGCCTGGTCGCGCCGCTGGGCATGCGCCTGCCGGTGTACCCGCTGAAGGGCTATTCGTTGACGCTGCCGATCACCGATCCGGCGATGGCGCCCACCTCGACGATTCTCGACGAGAGCTACAAGGTGGCGGTGACCCGTTTCGACAACCGCATCCGCGTGGGTGGCATGGCCGAAGTGGCCGGCTTCGACCTGTCGCTGTCGCCGCGGCGCCGCGAAACGCTGGAGCTGGTGGTGCGCGACCTGTACCCGAAGGGCGGCGACCTGGCCAAGGCCGAGTTCTGGACCGGCCTGCGCCCGGCCACCCCGGACGGCACGCCGGTGATCGGTGCGACGCCGTTCCGCAACCTGTACCTCAACACCGGCCACGGCACCCTGGGCTGGACCATGGCGTGCGGCTCCGGCCGCTACCTGGCCGACCTGATGAGTGCGCGCCAGCCGCAGATCAGCACCGAAGGCCTGGACATCTTCCGCTACGGCCAGTACCGCCAGGCCCCGCAACATGAGAACCGCACATGCGTCCTGCCCGCGCGCTGA
- a CDS encoding dioxygenase family protein, translating to MPRLPSLYISHGSPMTALDPGQVGERLADLGRALPPARAIVIASAHWLGRQPRVGAHPQPPTIHDFGGFPRELFELQYPAKGDPALAEDVAGRIAAAGLPVALDPQRGLDHGAWVPLRLLRPQADIPVVPVSIQPMLGPRHQFALGRALAPLREQGVLLIGSGSITHNLHDWGNYAQGREAPYVRPFIDWVEQRLAADDADALFDYRRQAPFAERAHPTDEHLLPLYFAMGAAGEAGFGARRIDAGIDAGFLAMDIYRFDGAAGAHGVG from the coding sequence ATGCCCCGCCTGCCTTCGCTGTACATCTCGCATGGCTCGCCGATGACCGCACTGGATCCCGGCCAGGTCGGCGAGCGTCTGGCCGACCTGGGCCGCGCGCTGCCGCCGGCGCGGGCGATCGTCATCGCCTCGGCGCACTGGCTGGGACGGCAACCGCGTGTGGGTGCGCACCCGCAACCGCCCACGATCCATGACTTCGGTGGCTTTCCGCGCGAACTGTTCGAGCTGCAGTACCCGGCCAAGGGCGATCCGGCGCTGGCTGAAGATGTGGCCGGCCGCATCGCCGCCGCGGGCCTGCCGGTAGCGCTCGATCCGCAGCGCGGTCTCGACCACGGCGCGTGGGTACCGTTGCGGCTGCTGCGCCCGCAGGCCGATATCCCGGTGGTGCCGGTGTCGATCCAGCCGATGCTGGGGCCGCGGCATCAGTTCGCGCTGGGGCGCGCGCTGGCGCCGCTGCGCGAACAGGGCGTGCTGCTGATCGGCTCGGGCAGCATCACCCACAACCTGCACGACTGGGGCAACTACGCACAGGGCAGGGAAGCACCGTACGTGCGCCCCTTCATCGACTGGGTGGAGCAGCGGCTGGCGGCAGATGACGCCGACGCGCTGTTCGACTACCGCCGCCAGGCGCCGTTCGCCGAACGTGCGCACCCCACCGACGAGCATCTGTTGCCGTTGTACTTCGCGATGGGCGCAGCGGGCGAGGCGGGCTTCGGTGCGCGGCGCATCGATGCCGGTATCGACGCCGGCTTCCTGGCGATGGACATCTATCGCTTCGACGGCGCCGCCGGCGCGCACGGCGTGGGATGA
- a CDS encoding Na+/H+ antiporter, giving the protein MHTIEVVLAMLVAVVASGYLVRVLPFSLPLPLVQIGLGAVIAGVFNRGHALEPEVFFLLFLPPLLFLDGWRIPKQGLFRDKGAILELAFGLVVFTVIGAGLLIHWMIPVMPLAVCFALAAIVSPTDPVAVGAIASKAPIPKRLMHILEGESLLNDASGLVCFRFAVAAVMTGTFSLATASLTFLWVAVAGLAVGVAVTLGVSTFQRWLWRRFGEDPGAAMLVNLLIPFAAYLLAEEINASGILAAVAAGISMSYVEMTGRVSGSMRVQRAGVWNMLQFSFNGIMFVLLGEQLPGIVERATTTMNESGHQSAWWLLVYVLVINATLIALRLLWVWLSLRWNLLRARRRGLEHGEAPNWRIVVATSVAGVRGAITLAGVLTLPLFLPDGSPFPARDLVIFLAAAVILFSLVGASVALPQLLKGLQLPADSGERKEEDLARKLSSKAALAGVERMRQQLVLNQNTENVQLYNDAASRVSLLYQRHLDRDNPDVDPEKVNRMELGYRQLRSAGLTAEREELFRLTRRGVISDEISRRLIRNLDLLESRKRE; this is encoded by the coding sequence ATGCACACCATCGAAGTCGTCCTGGCGATGCTGGTGGCCGTTGTTGCCAGCGGTTACCTGGTCCGCGTCCTGCCGTTCTCATTGCCGTTGCCACTGGTGCAGATCGGCCTGGGCGCGGTGATCGCCGGTGTCTTCAATCGTGGCCACGCACTGGAACCGGAAGTGTTCTTCCTGCTGTTCCTGCCCCCGCTGCTGTTCCTCGATGGCTGGCGCATACCCAAGCAGGGCCTGTTCCGCGACAAGGGCGCGATCCTCGAACTGGCGTTTGGCCTGGTGGTGTTCACCGTGATCGGTGCCGGCCTGCTCATCCACTGGATGATTCCGGTGATGCCGCTGGCGGTGTGCTTCGCGCTGGCGGCGATCGTATCGCCGACCGATCCGGTCGCGGTCGGCGCGATCGCATCGAAGGCGCCGATCCCCAAGCGCCTGATGCATATCCTGGAAGGTGAGTCGCTGCTCAACGATGCGTCCGGCCTGGTCTGCTTCCGCTTTGCGGTGGCAGCGGTGATGACCGGCACCTTCTCGCTGGCCACTGCCTCGCTGACCTTCCTGTGGGTGGCGGTGGCCGGCCTGGCGGTCGGCGTGGCGGTCACCTTGGGTGTGTCCACCTTCCAGCGCTGGCTGTGGCGCCGTTTCGGCGAAGACCCCGGCGCGGCGATGCTGGTCAACCTGCTGATCCCCTTCGCGGCCTACCTGCTGGCCGAAGAAATCAACGCGTCCGGGATCCTGGCGGCAGTCGCCGCCGGCATCTCGATGAGCTACGTGGAAATGACCGGCCGCGTCTCCGGCAGCATGCGCGTGCAGCGTGCCGGGGTCTGGAACATGCTGCAGTTCAGCTTCAACGGCATCATGTTCGTGCTGCTGGGCGAGCAGCTGCCGGGCATCGTCGAACGTGCCACCACCACCATGAACGAGTCCGGCCACCAGAGCGCCTGGTGGCTGCTGGTGTACGTGCTGGTGATCAACGCCACGCTGATCGCGCTGCGCCTGTTGTGGGTGTGGCTGTCGCTGCGCTGGAACCTGCTGCGGGCCCGGCGCCGCGGGCTGGAGCACGGCGAGGCACCGAACTGGCGCATCGTGGTGGCCACCTCGGTGGCCGGCGTGCGCGGCGCGATCACGCTGGCGGGTGTGCTGACACTGCCGTTGTTCCTGCCGGACGGCAGCCCGTTCCCGGCGCGCGACCTGGTGATCTTCCTGGCTGCGGCCGTCATCCTGTTCTCGCTGGTCGGCGCCAGCGTGGCCCTGCCACAGCTGCTGAAAGGCCTGCAGCTGCCGGCCGATTCGGGCGAGCGCAAGGAAGAGGACCTGGCCCGCAAGCTGTCCTCGAAGGCGGCACTGGCCGGCGTGGAGCGCATGCGCCAGCAGCTGGTGCTGAACCAGAACACCGAGAACGTGCAGCTGTACAACGACGCTGCCTCGCGGGTGAGCCTGCTGTACCAGCGCCACCTGGACCGCGACAACCCGGACGTGGACCCGGAGAAGGTCAACCGGATGGAGCTGGGCTATCGGCAGCTGCGCAGTGCCGGCCTCACCGCTGAACGCGAGGAACTGTTCCGGCTGACCCGGCGCGGGGTGATCTCCGATGAGATCTCGCGGCGCCTGATCCGCAACCTGGACCTGCTGGAATCGCGCAAGCGCGAATGA